A single Cucumis melo cultivar AY chromosome 4, USDA_Cmelo_AY_1.0, whole genome shotgun sequence DNA region contains:
- the LOC103503748 gene encoding serine/arginine-rich splicing factor RSZ22A, producing MSRVYVGNLDPRVSERELEDEFRVFGVIRSVWVARRPPGYAFIDFDDPRDARDAIHELDGKNGWRVELSHNSRGGGGGRGGGGRGRSGGSDLKCYECGEPGHFARECRLRGGGGGGGAGRRRSRSPRYRRSPSYGRRSYSPRGRSPRRRSLSPRGRSFSRSPPYRGREELPYANGNGIKDRRRSRS from the exons ATGTCTCGTGTATATGTTGGGAATTTGGATCCGAGGGTCTCTGAGCGCGAGCTTGAAGATGAATTTCGTGTATTTGGAGTTATTCGAAG TGTATGGGTTGCACGAAGACCGCCAGGCTATGCCTTCATAGATTTTGACGACCCCAGAGATGCACGGGATGCGATTCATGAATTAGATG GGAAGAATGGCTGGAGAGTTGAACTTTCTCACAATTCTAGAGGTGGTGGAGGTGGCCGTGGAGGAGGGGGTCGTGGTCGTTCCGGTGGTTCTGATTTGAAATGCTATGAGTGTGGTGAGCCTGGGCATTTTGCTCGTGAGTGCCGTTTACGTGGTGGTGGCGGTGGCGGTGGTGCTGGAAGAAGACGTAGCCGCAGTCCTCGATACCGCCGGAGTCCAAGTTATGGTCGCAG GAGTTACAGTCCCCGTGGAAGATCTCCAAGACGTCGCAGCTTGTCACCTCGTGGGCGTAGCTTTAGTAGATCACCTCCATACCGTGGTAGAGAGGAGCTACCTTATGCCAACGG AAATGGCATAAAGGACCGGCGCCGGAGCAGGAGCTGA
- the LOC103503750 gene encoding probable sarcosine oxidase, with product MAASDTQFDVIVVGAGVMGSSTAYHLAKTGNRVLLLEQFDFLHHRGSSHGESRTIRATYPEDYYHDLVMESYELWRMAEAEIGFKVYYPAEQLDIGPSNSESLTAVVDTCLKHSIPHLVLDRGELMEKYSGRVEIPANWVAVCSKYGGVIKPTKAVSMFQTLAYKNGTVLKDNAEVVEIKRDESNGRIVVSTANGESFHGKKCVVTVGAWSKKLVKLVGGIELPILPLEVSVSYWRIKEGFEAEYAIEGGFPTMASYGKPYVYGTPSLEFPGLIKVAIHAGYSCNPDKRSWGREGRLPIVALKEWIDEKFGGRVDSSRPVSSQLCMYSMTPDEDFVIDFLGGEFEKDVVIGGGFSGHGFKMSPAIGRILAELALKGAAEGVELKYFKLARFEENPKGNVKSFADQVKLHQND from the coding sequence ATGGCTGCTTCCGATACTCAATTTGATGTAATAGTCGTCGGTGCCGGCGTAATGGGCAGTTCGACGGCGTACCATCTCGCTAAAACAGGGAACAGAGTTCTGCTTCTCGAGCAATTTGATTTTCTTCATCACAGAGGCTCTTCTCATGGTGAGTCTCGTACCATACGCGCCACCTATCCAGAGGATTATTACCATGACCTCGTTATGGAATCTTACGAGCTCTGGCGGATGGCGGAGGCGGAAATTGGCTTCAAAGTCTACTATCCGGCGGAACAGCTCGATATCGGCCCTTCCAACAGCGAAAGTCTCACTGCCGTCGTTGATACCTGCCTGAAGCATTCGATCCCTCATCTCGTTCTTGATCGTGGGGAACTGATGGAGAAGTATTCCGGCAGGGTGGAGATTCCGGCGAACTGGGTGGCGGTGTGCAGTAAATACGGCGGCGTAATTAAGCCAACGAAGGCGGTTTCGATGTTCCAAACTTTGGCTTACAAAAACGGGACCGTTTTAAAGGATAATGCGGAAGTAGTGGAGATTAAGAGAGATGAGAGTAATGGAAGAATAGTTGTTTCCACAGCCAATGGGGAGAGTTTTCATGGAAAGAAATGTGTTGTGACTGTTGGAGCTTGGAGTAAAAAGTTAGTTAAATTAGTTGGTGGGATTGAATTGCCAATTCTGCCATTGGAGGTTAGTGTTTCCTATTGGAGGATCAAGGAAGGGTTCGAGGCCGAGTACGCGATCGAAGGGGGCTTTCCAACAATGGCTAGTTATGGCAAACCGTATGTTTACGGAACACCATCATTGGAGTTTCCGGGGTTGATTAAGGTAGCCATACATGCTGGATATTCGTGCAACCCGGACAAGCGGTCGTGGGGGAGAGAAGGGCGGCTACCGATAGTTGCGTTAAAGGAGTGGATAGACGAGAAGTTTGGGGGGAGGGTGGATTCAAGTAGACCGGTGTCGTCGCAGTTGTGTATGTACTCGATGACTCCAGATGAGGACTTTGTGATTGATTTCTTGGGAGGGGAATTTGAAAAGGATGTGGTGATTGGTGGTGGGTTTTCGGGGCATGGGTTCAAGATGTCACCGGCGATCGGGAGGATACTAGCAGAGCTTGCATTGAAGGGGGCGGCGGAGGGGGTGGAGCTGAAGTATTTCAAGTTAGCAAGGTTTGAAGAGAATCCAAAAGGTAATGTCAAGAGCTTTGCAGATCAAGTAAAGCTTCACCAGAATGATTAA